One window of the Podospora pseudocomata strain CBS 415.72m chromosome 7, whole genome shotgun sequence genome contains the following:
- a CDS encoding hypothetical protein (COG:F; EggNog:ENOG503Q16B): MVTEARRTRDLIFVIGAPGAGKGTLCKMLAEANNVDHLSLGDLLRQTVSSPNADQLIAGCIHRGELLPTHILHELLYHRVAQPVSSTASRPLLLDGFPRRLDQAREFEAVASTRTGATLLIISGAGG, encoded by the exons ATGGTGACAGAAGCCCGTAGAACTCGCGACCTGATCTTTGTCATCG GTGCTCCCGGAGCGGGAAAGGGTACCCTCTGCAAAATGCTGGCGGAAGCCAACAACGTcgaccacctctccctcggaGACCTTTTACGGCAAACCGTGTCATCACCCAACGCAGACCAATTAATCGCCGGGTGCATCCACCGTGGAGAGCTCCTACCAACACATATACTCCACGAACTTTTGTATCACCGCGTGGCCCAACCTGTATCCTCTACCGCTAGTCGACCCCTCCTGCTGGACGGTTTTCCCCGGCGGTTGGACCAGGCTAGAGAATTTGAAGCAGTGGCAAGTACCCGAACTGGCGCAACTTTACTCATTATTTCGGGAGCTGGCGGCTGA
- a CDS encoding hypothetical protein (COG:F; EggNog:ENOG503Q16B) — translation MFDKRYSEFRESNPPILSHYARPEGRLITIDTSGATEESYQKLQAALGSSEEWAALTSETPKFPVEWLREMTDNQAHS, via the exons ATGTTCGACAAGCGGTATTCCGAGTTTCGCGAGTCAAACCCGCCAATCTTGAGCCATTACGCGAGACCCGAGGGCAGGCTAATCACA ATCGACACCAGTGGCGCAACAGAAGAATCATATCAGAAGCTGCAGGCTGCTCTGGGTAGCAGTGAGGAATGGGCAGCTCTGACTTCCGAAACCCCGAAGTTCCCCGTCGAATGGCTACGAGAAATGACAGACAATCAGGCCCACAGTTAG
- a CDS encoding hypothetical protein (EggNog:ENOG503P3NP; COG:S), with protein MAIRPPLQKTLSPCILEVERKFHSLAVRHLTQNGGIPPFQSLRSLPLQTIRDTYYDKSNLLSSSGAWIRRRNGIWEAKIRKGGDFTNSRFEELNRVSDIVACVENITGIQAHEKEDFGLGIMADFVTTRETWIADEEFRIVRDNMDFGHEVGEVELQRVLDGEASEEEKMGEMERMDERIGEFMRRYGWAFRKGRPVGKLTAYFEMMGQKRS; from the coding sequence ATGGCTATCCGGCCACCCCTCCAGaaaaccctctccccctgCATCCTAGAAGTCGAACGCAAATTCCACTCCCTCGCCGTCCGCCACCTTACCCAAAACGGCGGCATCCCACCCTTCCAATCCCTCCGctcactccccctccaaacaaTCCGCGACACCTACTACGACAAGTCtaacctcctctcctcctccggcgccTGGATCCGCCGCCGCAACGGGATATGGGAAGCCAAGATTCGAAAAGGCGGTGACTTTACCAACTCGCGGTTTGAGGAGCTCAACAGAGTGAGCGACATTGTGGCTTGTGTCGAGAATATCACGGGGATTCAAGCTCATGAAAAAGAGGATTTTGGGCTGGGCATCATGGCGGATTTTGTTACCACCCGTGAGACGTGGATCGCGGATGAGGAGTTCAGGATTGTGAGGGATAATATGGATTTTGGACacgaggttggcgaggtggagTTGCAGAGGGTGCTGGATGGGGAGGcgagtgaggaggagaagatgggggagatggagaggatggatgaGAGGATTGGGGAGTTTATGAGGAGGTATGGGTGGGCGTTTAGGAAGGGGAGGCCGGTGGGGAAGTTGACGGCTTATTTTGAGATGATGGGGCAGAAGAGATCATAA